The DNA segment tgttgaccttttggtgttggtgttgggtcaatttttacacgattataacactgaacataaaatgaggatggtcccgaaaagtcactcactagttgcagagatgtcaataatgtgatctggatcagttttacaaactcttaatatgttttggagctaggggaagcaatcgaAATTTCaccactaacaccaacaccaaggccaacaccgaacttgaaatcacccattgccaagctttgtgttccGGGCCCCAGAAATTCAAgtctttgacctttgacctccaaATCTACTCAAATCATCCTCACTCACATACATGCATGCATATGCATGTATGAGCTAACCCATAAAGTTCATTACTCAAGTGAAATAGGACATTGTCAGGTATATAATGACCATTGTAACCTTTGACATCATCACGACCCCTCAAATCTAATCATATCACTATACCTTCAACATGCACATGTGACAGAAGATTGAAGATGATCCCTTAAATGGTTCTTCATGTATCAAgagaatgaaatatttattggtAGAATGACATCtgtgacatttgacctttgaccttgtgacTCCAAAATCTAATCCGATCATTGCCCTCCAATGAAGATTGGAGTTAGAAATCTATCCCTCAGTTATTCAGATTTCGTGAGAACAAGACATTTGAATGTATAAAACCGATTCCTCTATGACCCTTGACCTCATGACCCCGAATTCTAGATCGTCATCTTCACTCATCTAGATATAAACACGAGCAAAGTTTGAAAGAGACCCTCAAACGGGATCATTAACAAGAGCTATTTCCTGGTTTATAATGCCCACTGTCACCTTTAATCTTTGACCTTGTGACCTCAGAAATAATCAGATCATTGTCACTCCCAAATACATACACGAGCCAAGTTTGAACTTGATCCCTAAAATGGTTCAATTACATTGTGAGAACAAGATATTTTAATGTATATAATAACCtcttttatttctgattttgggCCTTGATATCAGAAAAACTTATTAGATCACCATAATGCATATTTGAACAAAGTTTGCAGTTGAATTGATAAAGCAGTTATTTAGTCATTGTGAAAATGATAACGGGACGGATGGACAACCCCAAAACAAAGAGACTCCTGCACCAACTACATTGGGCGAGGGTAAAATTAAATCACTTTGGAGGTACCACCATAatagggatgctccgggctgaaaatatttagatcttaataaatagagcaaaattcacagagcaaaatgctgaaaatttcatcaaaatctgataacaaatagcaaagttattgaatttcaaagtttagcaatatattgtgaaaaaagttatatatgcatgtagtcatgaatattcattagatggctgatgatgtcacatgaccgctttcctttttcttaagttattaaatgaaatcataattgttcattttttaatacataagtaaatatgtctcccttgtacTGATATAAGTTACAGTAATGAATATCTAATCCACCTATCAGtttttattccaatattttttgttctttaaggaaaaaaaattgaacaaacctaatttaatataacaaaatacaagagaacaagtggggatatgacatcatcagtttgctcattgaatattcatgaagacatgcctgaAAGTGTTTCAACGGAATAATGCAACTCTTTAATCTTAAtatcaataactttgttaatccttgtccaattttgatcaaattttcagtgaacattttgtttgtctgaattttcttaatctgttcaaatcatattattttcagcctggagtacccgtTTAAACACTTATATAGGGTCATCAAGTCTCTTCATTTGATCTGAATACACTTTCTTCAAGGTTTCGTAGTCATCACGCATGGAATCATCTTCGTCACAGGTGTCCATGCTGTCCACCCGACGCATCGTCCCCTTCCGTCTCCGGCTCGCGGGAGTGTTCCCCAACCCATCTTCGCTTCCTGAGAAAGAGGTGGACATGGTGAAACTACTGTTCTCCCGATTGAAGCTCTCGCCCTCACTCCCAAGATTCATAAGCTGTTGGGTGTAGACGCTCCGCAGGTCCATCTCCACGTCTGAACCGGGCGATAATCCCATAGAGGGAGCCCTCCGATGGACGGCAGCGGGCGGAGAGCGCTGGGAGTCCGGGAAGTTGCTTCTGCTGTTGCTCTTTGACGACGGCTCACTGGTACTGGAGCCTGGTTGGTTGGGCTTGGACGCTCTGGCAAGATCTTGTGACTCCTTTCCTGGACCCTGATTGGCTGAATGAGCACCTTTTGAATGTGAGCTGGCGAGACTTTGTGTGGAGGTAATGGATTTGAAGGTGAATGGACCTGATTCTGAGTTGTTGTCTTTGGATGGAGCGTGCTTTGCCGGTTGGCTTTGACCTGAGTGTTCTGTGACATTGCTGCTATTCTTACTTGATCCTGCATCAGTTCTATCTAATACTGTAGTCCCACTGCTTGACTTCTGTGCTGCAGCGGATTGCACTTTTTCATCAGTCCCACCCTGACACTTCTGTGCAGTACTCGCCCCCTTACTGCCAACACTATCCCTCACATTACAAGTTCCTTCCATCGTGGTGGACAGCTTGGCGGACTTGCCAGATTTCTTGGTGGGTTTCCTCTCCGTAAAGTCCtcatcatcgctatcatcaCTGCACAGATCGATAATGCTCGCCTCCTCGACCAACTTCCGCTTCTTGGTCTTCCCACGATGCCCCTCCCCTTCGGTTTTCCGAACTTCAGAGCCCCTCCCACTCTCATCTCTCCCTTTTTTCCTCTCATCCTCCCGAGTCTTGGTCGCTGGGGCATCTCCCCTGCTGCCTTTCTCCTTCTGGCCTTTCCCActatgaactttgacctttgacatgtGTCCATCCTCAAGCTTGAACGGAACTGTGATTGACCTCTGGGGTTTGGTGGCGATAATCCGAGCTTTGGGGCCGGGTATGATGTAACTGATGGTGTTGTAGGGGGTGAAATGGAAGTCCTCTCTCAGGTAACCCTCGAGGAGGAAGTGAGCAATGAGGTATCCGTAATCTAAACCTGTCATCTTCTTGGCTTGGTCTGTAAATGTTAAACAGAAACAAAgtcataagaaaaaggaaagtggggacatgacatcatcagctcacctaatgaatattcatgacaatgtgcatatcacagtttccacaaaatattgataaagtctaaaattcaatatctttgttatttgtaatccgattttgatgaaattttcagcactttgctctgtgaatttcactctatttcaatctatttttcaGCCCTTCCCTTTAAGTCACTGAACTGACAAAAATCATCCCCTGCACTAATCAAAATACCGTCAAACCTGCTCACCTTTGTCTAGAGCAGCTACGCCCTTCTTACTCATGAGTTCCTCAGTCAGCTTGAGAGCAGTGACCCTATTATCACCCTTAGACTTGTGGTCAAGAATGGTGTAGATACGCTGGAGATGGGGTAACATGTCCTTTTCAACAACTGGGAAAGAGAACAGAGGTATATTTAGAGAGGATATTGCATTACTGGGCGTTGTGGAATGGGTCCGTAATCCAAGCTAAACGGGGGAAGTTATGGAGTTATGCTTCATGTTCAAGCCTTGggggctgtttcacaaagatttacgTATGActtaggcccgaattcacaaagatggttttgaaaacccacggttgagtccatggattatgcagatttcctgtataaatcaaatttattttaccgcgtatattaaaatatgtccaatgctgatgcgcccTTTTGTtacagtgtgccaaattgaagCATGTTGCCGTGGtcatccacgctattttattcatgagtccactgtttttaattaatgtgTCCACTCtacaaacagtggactcatgaataaaatagcgtatctaaccatggcaacaggcgtcacattggcgcactgtgacaaaatcGCTCATCAGCATTGGACACTTTTTATACATGCGCCCGATACGGGCTAAATTGACATAAtttttacaggaaatctgcataaaccatggattcagccatgggttttcaaaaccacctttgtgaatttgggccttagagtcgcacttaaatgctaatgcatacatgatatgcaacacgcCACCTTATTGATCAATGtccagtagtgcgcgtcctcttggcatgatatgaccaatgaaaaaaatgagaatgagaCCAAtgagaaaaatacttcagttaccATTCCCAGATAATTAtcaacaatttgggtgtcaaatgagttaataaattgaatgtgaATTGTAAGGGATTCATGGTcctggctctccatagttaaaccacaactttagaccaggtgggtgtttcataaagctgtttgtatgatacgaacgactttacgcacaactggtgatcccttcttgtgctatgtgatatcactgtgtaattgagttatgacctaagaacatgttccagtcgtgcgtaaagtcgttcgtatctttacgaacagctttatgaaacacccaccagggtttaatttaaacccgagttcagaatacgggtctTGGAGTCTATATCGGAggggaaacaaaaacaaatttaaatatttacaattcCTTCAAACAGACAAAGTTCAGATGTCAACCTCATACAATGATTACGATCATACCTTTTGCTCCACTTCGGCATACGTCACACATTTTATTACATCTTGCTTGGCCTTCCCAACGCTCTCCAAAATGCTGACCAATCAGGGTCCGTCTACACCTGTGGAATGTGAAAAAGGGGTAAGGTTAGATTTATGAGATTGTATTGAAATAGATTTGGTTGGATAAGATAGCATTGCATTACATTGCATTACTTTATGTTACATTAGGTTATATCACATaggttatgtagattcgaatcaggtcaatacgccatcacgtgaccatatctgcgaggatcgcatttgctgtattctaggttttgacgtcacctcagtgAATATAACTGCGTTGTATTGTCAATTACGGCGTTGtattcactaaggtgacgtcactcgctgcttGCAAGTTGCGTAATCAGGTAGTTTATTTGATTTACGCGCTAGTGTTAATGGGTCGATTACATGAAGAacatgcttgattttcattccAAATTATGACGTAAATGAATCAGAGCTGCAGCAAGAATTTCGGGTTAATCAGAGAGCCACATGATGAATGCAATCTCTGATGGCAAATCCACAtagactatataatataacagatattgcctggtctatctttttaataaataacatttcaactcccctccgaagctatatttttccctcgggagAATATTTTCCCTCAACGCTGCACACTtcgggaaaaatataactccgtcgggagaggaaatgttatattcaaactctaggtaggtaATATCTGTATGCTGTTACATTACATTATATTGCATTGCATTACATGATTAGATTAGTTTAGAATAGATTAGATAAGATTAGAGTGGATTAGATTTAGACCAGACCTGATAAatgtgaacatacatgtagataagatTAGCTCATTGTAACAGAGGTATGCTTAATACTTCCAATTAATCATAACTTCTTGTACATGGTTTCTCATAGACTTACAGCTACGCTTAATGCACCTTCAGAAAGAAGGCACCACCCTCCCCCCCGACATCCAAAGAGGCAAGACGAGACTCACGTGGCAGGAGCGACACAGTAGGCCACCATGTTATAGAGCTTCTGTTGCCCCGTCTGTTCAGTCACGACCATAGTGCTCTGTCTAAATACATCAGGTAAACCATAGTATGCAATGCACTTGGCGGGTTCATCATCGCGACctgagaaataataataatcattattaattaTATAAAAGGACAGGTTCAGTATATAGAATTTCTTCCTTTTGGAGTTCCGATGGCTCCTTGCCTGCTTCACACTCTCAACTTAATTCTCAATCATAAAACTTTTACTATCCATGAAATATTGtaggaaaaaaatttgaaatagtgAGAAGATCTTGAATTCACTAAGACATCAAAACCACGCCAAATAAAGCTCAGCGATTGATCATGGAGCCGATTTTAACGAtagatcatacacaataatcaattcaattaattGTAGAAGTCAGTCCCACAATGAATTGTTAAGCTTTATGTTACTGGGTTCAGATTCTATGAAACATTCCAGCCACGACCTCGTCCTCGATCGAGGCATCGAAGGACGCATGCCAGAGGCCAAGGCCGAGGACTGGCAAATGGCCTTGAGGACGAGGTCCATCTAGAGACATAAAACACTGCTTATAAAGATTCTTTATGCCTCATTTAAATTTGCTACCAAAATTGTATGAAGGGTAAATGTACAATGTTCTGTGGCAAGTTACGACAAGCAACAACCTTTGCATTTACATTGCTTACTGCCATGATACACTTTCTTGTGTTAGGCATCCTAGAGGACCACATGAAGATCTTCGTCAATTCCATGGAGTACAGTGGGTGCCCTGTGTAATGCTCCTTTGCCCAAACCCTCTGGGTTAACATTGTCGAGTCCTATGGTTACGGCTTGAATAACCTGTTGAGTCTACTTGTTCTGATTACCATCTAACGACCACGGTCACTTGCTAGAATTAAAAACTTTTGTTGAATCTTGATCATATGTATCCAGAGTTGGATATACAGCTGATAACTCAAATCTCAATAAAACACACTGGCTTAAACTACTACTTTGTAGTAAATTGAAGTAAAATTAGAACATACTTTTCACTGTATCGCTTCGCAGCTCCTGACCTAGACTTAGGCAGCAATTTTATTAGCATGATTATCACAGAGCAAGAATCTAAAAGTGAAATGGTACTTACCAGCACGCCCGCTTTCCTGGTAGTAATTCTCCATTGACTTGCTGATTGAGTGATGTATAACGAACCTCACGTCAGGTTTGTCAATGCCCATTCCAAACGCTACCGTTGCTACGACAACCTGAGATATCAGAGTTGAAGGAACGTATTTTTATGTATTGTtttgataatgatcataattaATCATAAAAGTCCCAACCCCAAccccaaaccccccccccccccccctcaaaaaaaatgataagctAGCACTGTTGCATTTGACGAGCATTAATTTTAAAGTCTTAGGCAACTTTTTAGGTAGTTTGCTACGCCTGTGTAAGCAGTTCCAGGAgttatgcaacattttgtaagtgcatgtcaaatacattatacatgtacaatacaatGCAATTTCTGTACCTGTAATGATTTTACTGATGTAAATCAATTCTTTCCATGTATTTCATATGTTGATCAAAATCTGACAGAGTCACAGAAAATAAAAGCAGTTCAGGAGCTCTACTCTTACATTACggcaaaaaattatataattcaataaaacagatttgctaaagtttgaatataaaaatacatactTGTAGATCAGGTAATTTTTTTAGTTGACATGTCAATTTTTAGCTGAAATCTTAATACCTCATCTCACCTGTATATTATTCTCCTTCCAATTCTTATGTACTTGGCTTCTGTAATGAGCATCAAGCATTGCATGGTAGGGATGGGCTTGAATTCCACCATCCTTCAAGCTTTCTGCCATAGTCTCTGCATCCTTCCTTGAGAAACAGTAGATGATCCCCGATTGGCCTTTGAACTCACCGTTGATGAGCCTGATCAGTTCTTCAACAAAGTCTGCGTGCTTGGACGGTTTGGGGCGTAcctaaagaatacaaaagattaATTATCCAACAAGTAAATTAAAAAGTCAAcatcatgtttgtttgttttgtcttCTGTTTAAAATTTCCCCCATAGTAGGGTGCTTTATTGTGTGATATAGAGTACCAAAGCAACAACGTAAGTTGTCATCGTGTCATGGCGGCCTGGGTCTAAACATGAAAGCGTGTGTTTTTCATAAGAGAAAATGGCTGCTATCAGAATTTGATCACTTGCATCCTATTTTTCAGACGAGCCAAAGTCATTTGCAAATACAATGATGTGTACAGACAATCGTCAGCTGCGACTCTGTTTAGAACCCGCttgccatgacaccatggcaactgatgtcacactttggtactctatagCATGCAGAGATGTCTACATACATACCTGTatagtacattaaaaaaaaacatttttaaagactggttgcaaaatgaaaattgtagaaATTACATATAGGCTAGTAATAAAAACACAATCACTCACGTAATGATCCAAAAATTTTGACAGGGCCTAGATATGGTGTATTGGGGAAAATTTTATAGAATGTTGTGCCCaagtgaagcgagcaagcaaaaagtTTGATCATTTTTATCACAAAGTCAAAtcttgtgatagattttgatgtatttcagaaaataacatactttatcttttctcttgttttttcttggtcgttaaaaaatttggggggcaagtgcccccaagccccctccccccatctgtacgccattgGACATCATGTTTACTATTCGCACAAGGAATTTAGCTGCACAATTGAGAGCCACATGAATATCTATTAATCAATTCCTTATTCATATCGGTAcatgaatatcatttatattttactcATCTTATTATACATGTTTTGTCAAAGATTCAAAGATCTTACTTCATAAAAGAGATTTGGTCTGTTGAATCCAGCTCGGAACACCTGACAACCTTGCAATCCCAGAATGCCTTTCACATCATCAAGAACATCCATCGTTGCGGTAGCAGTGAGTCCAAGGATTGGGGTTTCAGTGAACTGACGTTTCAGCAAGCCGAGGATTTTGTAATCTGAAAATTTTAGAAAGTTGAAATAAGATATgctctgttttctttctttctcttgcATGGATTTGAGTATGTAGGTAAGTTCAGTGTGACAATGAAATACAGTTTAACaaatttgtatttcaatttttatagtgGTAATGGTTAGAGTGAGTGTGGTGGCTgtagtggtggtgttggtgatggagatggttatggtggtaatggtggtggtgacagtggtggtagtggtggtggtggtggtggtttgtggtggtggtggtgagggTAATGGttgtgttgatgatggtgatggagatgatggtggttgtggtggtagtggtggtggtaatgatgatggtggtggtgatgatgatggtggtgtttgtggtggtggtgtggGTGATGGTTGTGTCATTGAcagtgatggagatgatgatggagatggtgatgatgatggtggtggtggtggtgatggcggCAATGACAGTAATGATGGTGATACAGAATATGatgataaatgttgatgaacATCAAACTAAATCATACTTCATTTTcttctgatgataatgatgatgcatGTTCTTAATCTTGAGTCTGACTGAAATCAGAGTTAATTTTCTCAACACACCTCTTTCATTCATAATTCCTGTTCATACCTGGTCGGAAATCATGACCCCACTGACTGCAGCAGTGGACTTCATCGATGGCGATCCTGGTCAGAAGTTTAGCTTTGTAGGCCTTCTCCAGACAAGCCATGAAGCGCTTACTCTTCGCGATCTTTTCAGGCGTCACGTAAAGCAGCTTGAGCTCCGACCGTGCATCGATCATCTGCCGATGGACATCCTTGACCAACTCGGGAGGGGTGTTGGAGTTGAGGACTGTGGCGTTCACACCAAGCTCTTCCAGCGCCATGGTTTGGTCTTCCATCAAGGACACCAATGGAGAAACTACAAGTGTGAATCCTGACCAGAGAGCATGAAAGAATGTTTAGAATAGTGAGTTGCATCCAATGAGGTTGGTGGTAGAATAAGGGGGGAGGGAACATGATTGAAATGTACAACTTTTGATATGACAAAattctttctttgaaaatctcCTACAGTAAATCTTGTCGAGCACTGCTTATGAAGTGGTAGCCCAAGCTAAACCTGGAGTAATAAAAGTTGCGTTTTGTATCCCCTGGCAAAAAGCggtataaatccagctattatttaATGCTGGGATAAAAAATATACAGGACCTAAAACATAACCTTGCTGAATAGAGAGCTCTGAGTTGATAGTTCTTCCCTCTGCCAGTTTCCTGAAGTCTACATCAATTaggatacaaaaaaaaaacacttacaGCCTCTACTTGGGTTAATCTAAATTTCAGCACTGGGATGAACAACAGAGGACCTAAGACCTACCCTTGCTGACCAGAGCTGTGAGTTGACAGGATCTTTCCTCCACCGGTAGGCATGAGGAGGATAATATCCCTGCCACTCAGAGAAACTATCAAGTTTATTAGTCATTAAACAAGTCAGTACAAGGATGAATAATAGAGGTCCTATAACATACCCTTGCTGACCAGAGATTTGAGTTGATAGCACAGGCTCTTCCCTCCAATGGTAGGCATGAGGATCACATCCCTGCCACTCAGAGGGGCATTAAAAAAGTGCTACATAAATGCAGCtaataaaattcattaaaaaatcagtACTATGATGAATAATACAGGTCCTATGACATACCCTTGCTGACCAGAGCTGTGAGTTGATAGCACAAGCTCTTCCCTCCACCGGTAGGCATAAGGAGGATAACATCCCTGCCACTCAAAGAGGCATTCATCGTCTTCTCCTGGAGCGGGCGGAACTTCTTGATGCCGAAGACGGTCTCTCGCAAGCTGTGGAGCTTAGCTGACCAAGGGTAGTCTATCAATAAGGAAGGGGAGCACGTGGAAGAGCAAAACAAATATAACAAAGGTACttctttgtgattttttttcatacatttccaTCTTGGAAAGTAAAAGATGGAAAGATTTAGAAGTATTTAGAGTTTCATCAGGAGTCTCAGGACACTAGTGTTCCAAACTAATGTTGATCCTTCAACATAGATATGTCACATACTGAAATCTAGTCATACTATTGTTTTCCAGCTGGAATATAGACTTATCTAGATATTGACAAGCTGTTAGCCATTTTAAACTTTGAACATTATCAAATTTGTTTGCCATCATTTTGAATTGTCTGATGAGggaaatattatcattaaattgtaatatatgacagaacttttacagcaaggaatcaataaagaaaaccaAAGTAACAATTTTCATCTCTTTTAactcatattgaaaaaaataaagattccTTCAGAATTGAACAAACTTAAGTCtttcattttcaaggcatttccAAACTGATACAAGACATCTCATTTGCACTCAGACAATGTGGTATTCTCCGTACTTACCTGATTTTTCCCAGTCAGTGGAGCCCGCCTGGAGGCTCAGCTCATGAAGCCGACTGGACTGGAGCTCCAGCTGCTCCTTCCTCTGCAGGAGCCGTTGTTGTTTCTGCAGGAGCCTTTCAATCTGCTTCTCCACATGCTGGAGCTCCTGGTTCACCTCCTCTAGTCCATGCTGGATATCCAAACTCCCAgctgtaattaaaaaaaaggagaatgaTACCCTCGATGAATctgcttaaccctatctaggccggggtattttgggagttcctatggccggggggggcctcccaggcccccccctaagatctcggccgtcgaccgtgcgatcgcgccgaaaattggcacgcgggtcgcctgggacataatctacaagattgtatagtaatttatttaatgcgaattgttattaagtgattatgctaatttatgcgtaattagtatgcgaaatcatactttttcctctaactcccaaaataaagctccaaatgtactaatttttggtatagaaactctttgtggtgtctttagcaagtgtacatgaaaaaaattgtgatatcaaatcgttttcttatgtattatattgttttttgcaatttcttatgtatttctttgttttttgaccttttgtttttcattgtttttttcaatgaaatttgttggggactcttctgtgatcataaaaagcataaaatgaatacatttagacaagcaaacctaaaaataatcatacatttatgaattttggttgaaaacacaatttgcattgactttgtacacgaaatcacgtttttgagcaattttcggtctgacatgcacttacataatgttgcgtaatttcggaaccacatacccgggtgacgcaaaattggtctcaaaagttgcgcaagacttgaaagtaaaaagtcagtgagcggcgcggtcaaaaaatttcgcacgacgaaaatatcgcgcgatttgttgagggggggcctccgaggccccccccccccggcctagatagggttaagccaAAGAATATGATCAATGAATGTTTGAGAAAAACTGAACAATATTTAGAAAGATATGAGAAAACTCCCAGCTGTAATAAAACATTACctataatgtatattttatacAGTGGCAATTCATCAATGATAAGAGCTCATCATTCAATTGtccaaacaatacaaaatatttaaGATCGAGGAAGAATCACAGTTTAGAATCACATCCTAGAACCTGAAGTGTCACCATGACCCCGGTAGTACCAAGTGTAGGGAGCGGTCACAATAACTTTTGAGTTGTTACGTGAGCACAACTAAAAATTAGTAGAACGGCCCCCAAGGCTTGTGGATAGAGCACAAAGATATCTTACAGTTCTAATCTTCAACTAAGTCTAAATTTTAGGACTGCTAACTTTCCAGTGTGTCTACACAGGGCTGAATGACAACAACATTAATACTTCAAATTAAtcaatggatgaatgaatgaatcaatgaatgaatgaatgaatgaatgaatgaatgaatgaatgaatgaatgaatgaataagtgaGTGAACAATGATTAGTGAATCAATGTATGAACGGATGAATGAAGGAGagatggatggttggatggatggataaatgAATGGACGGACAGATGACTGGACGTTCGAATAaactaataaatgaatgaacaaatagatcaatgaataaaatgtatatctctCACCTTCCATAGCCGAGAGAGGAAGTGGACGATCTACCTCTAGAAGACTTTACCCCCTACAATCTTGATGGCTTGTTTGTTCCTGATGACCGCCTCACGACCAAATCGGGAGCCACACTCTGGGCAGATCCCAGGCGCCTTGGTCAGGTCTTCCTTGGTGCGTTCCAAAAAGCACTTTACAAGTCCACCTATCAGAGTTATAAACAAAAGGTAAATGTCATTGGGGCCCAATATCACAATGCTTAGCGACTGATCACCAGGGTGATTTTCATACTTCCCTTAAGGTACCTATGAGTGACTATATATACTCATTTCAACTCCAAGTTACAAGCTCTAAATCAGCGCTTCTCAAACGGTGGGCCATGAGAAGCTccagagggagaaaaaaataggTGAAAAACTATAGTATATTTCACAGACCTGTCCCAACAGGGTATGTCCGATCCGTCTGTGGGTCAAACAAAATTAAAGCACACTCAGGTATCATGCACGTTGCAAAGCA comes from the Lytechinus variegatus isolate NC3 chromosome 9, Lvar_3.0, whole genome shotgun sequence genome and includes:
- the LOC121422021 gene encoding ATP-dependent DNA helicase Q1-like, translating into MEAGSLDIQHGLEEVNQELQHVEKQIERLLQKQQRLLQRKEQLELQSSRLHELSLQAGSTDWEKSDYPWSAKLHSLRETVFGIKKFRPLQEKTMNASLSGRDVILLMPTGGGKSLCYQLTALVSKGFTLVVSPLVSLMEDQTMALEELGVNATVLNSNTPPELVKDVHRQMIDARSELKLLYVTPEKIAKSKRFMACLEKAYKAKLLTRIAIDEVHCCSQWGHDFRPDYKILGLLKRQFTETPILGLTATATMDVLDDVKGILGLQGCQVFRAGFNRPNLFYEVRPKPSKHADFVEELIRLINGEFKGQSGIIYCFSRKDAETMAESLKDGGIQAHPYHAMLDAHYRSQVHKNWKENNIQVVVATVAFGMGIDKPDVRFVIHHSISKSMENYYQESGRAGRDDEPAKCIAYYGLPDVFRQSTMVVTEQTGQQKLYNMVAYCVAPATCRRTLIGQHFGERWEGQARCNKMCDVCRSGAKVVEKDMLPHLQRIYTILDHKSKGDNRVTALKLTEELMSKKGVAALDKDQAKKMTGLDYGYLIAHFLLEGYLREDFHFTPYNTISYIIPGPKARIIATKPQRSITVPFKLEDGHMSKVKVHSGKGQKEKGSRGDAPATKTREDERKKGRDESGRGSEVRKTEGEGHRGKTKKRKLVEEASIIDLCSDDSDDEDFTERKPTKKSGKSAKLSTTMEGTCNVRDSVGSKGASTAQKCQGGTDEKVQSAAAQKSSSGTTVLDRTDAGSSKNSSNVTEHSGQSQPAKHAPSKDNNSESGPFTFKSITSTQSLASSHSKGAHSANQGPGKESQDLARASKPNQPGSSTSEPSSKSNSRSNFPDSQRSPPAAVHRRAPSMGLSPGSDVEMDLRSVYTQQLMNLGSEGESFNRENSSFTMSTSFSGSEDGLGNTPASRRRKGTMRRVDSMDTCDEDDSMRDDYETLKKVYSDQMKRLDDPI